In Mastigocladopsis repens PCC 10914, a single window of DNA contains:
- a CDS encoding septal ring lytic transglycosylase RlpA family protein, with translation MKPLFFSRFNIGRMNQKYLWAVVVLTTVFGIPSVGHAQTTKETSPASSPLASTDVVKVGEYKSPAQNPASDAAVITEIHTHEVAGRQAATLYIRNIPVLTFVGNKSVASAQTKVGAFANENNLHVTKNATNLTKVASIGTNLNINNQAKFIKDDPVQKASIVAAKVNQLIWDKVDASKITVSWKAGGESTANKAQKNDQADQQTSQGRYIIQANGKEIVEIDGDTRLADTTNEPAKDALQATNRLRRLIGNASALNEIADLPARASISIPKLPQMIARRVRSGARGMASYYGYDGSGNRTATGERFNPEGMTAAHRHLPFGTRVRVTNTRNGRSVVVRINDRGPFARGRIIDLSVAAARILGMMRSGVAPVRIEVIGR, from the coding sequence ATGAAACCTCTGTTCTTCAGTCGCTTTAATATCGGACGCATGAATCAAAAATATTTGTGGGCTGTTGTCGTACTTACTACTGTTTTTGGGATACCTTCAGTAGGTCATGCACAGACGACCAAGGAAACATCTCCTGCTTCGTCACCTCTTGCTTCTACTGATGTGGTGAAAGTAGGAGAGTATAAATCCCCAGCACAAAACCCTGCTTCAGATGCTGCTGTGATTACTGAAATTCACACTCATGAAGTGGCAGGGCGTCAGGCGGCAACGCTCTATATTCGCAATATTCCCGTTCTCACCTTTGTTGGTAACAAGTCAGTTGCAAGTGCCCAGACAAAAGTGGGTGCATTTGCTAATGAGAACAACTTACATGTCACCAAAAATGCAACCAACCTAACAAAGGTAGCATCAATTGGGACAAACTTGAATATCAACAACCAGGCTAAGTTCATCAAAGATGACCCAGTTCAGAAGGCTTCAATCGTAGCCGCTAAGGTAAACCAGCTCATTTGGGACAAAGTGGACGCCAGCAAGATTACAGTGAGTTGGAAAGCAGGAGGCGAATCCACAGCCAATAAAGCCCAGAAAAACGACCAAGCCGATCAGCAAACGTCACAAGGTCGCTACATAATCCAAGCCAATGGCAAAGAAATCGTGGAAATCGATGGCGATACACGACTGGCAGATACAACCAACGAACCAGCAAAAGATGCACTACAAGCAACAAATCGCCTGCGGAGACTCATAGGTAATGCATCTGCCTTGAACGAAATTGCTGACTTACCGGCGCGAGCGTCAATATCGATACCAAAGTTACCACAGATGATTGCCCGACGAGTGCGATCTGGTGCTAGGGGTATGGCTTCCTATTATGGCTATGATGGTTCGGGAAATCGTACTGCCACAGGTGAGAGGTTCAATCCAGAAGGAATGACCGCTGCTCATCGCCACTTACCCTTTGGTACGCGAGTCCGTGTTACCAATACCCGCAATGGTCGTTCTGTAGTGGTGCGAATTAATGACAGAGGACCTTTCGCTCGGGGTCGAATTATTGACCTTTCTGTTGCTGCGGCACGGATTTTGGGAATGATGCGTAGTGGCGTTGCACCAGTGCGGATTGAAGTCATAGGTAGGTAA
- the glsA gene encoding glutaminase A: protein MTKQEDLQTVASSFQSFLEELHSKYNSLQDGSVANYIPELAKVNPDLFSICIATINGDVYEVGHYKELFTIQSISKVFVYGLALEDHRRDYLLTKVGVEPTGDGFNAIILDEKSKRPYNPMVNAGAIATTSLIKGSDATERLNRMLDMFQRYTAHNVFVDISVFTSERITGHRNRAMAHLMLHFGMIEQNIDEALDLYFQQCSVMVNCHDLAVMAATLANKGINPITGKQAVDSRYVKDILSVMYTCGMYNFAGEWAYKIGIPAKSGICGGIIAVIPGRMGIGVFSPRLDSRGNSVRGVKVCEELSQQFGLHLFDCSGNQLNLDS, encoded by the coding sequence ATGACAAAGCAAGAAGATTTACAAACAGTCGCATCGTCATTTCAATCATTTCTTGAGGAGTTGCATTCCAAGTACAATTCACTACAGGATGGGTCTGTCGCAAACTACATTCCTGAACTCGCAAAGGTAAACCCAGACTTATTTAGCATTTGCATCGCTACAATTAACGGCGACGTTTACGAAGTTGGGCATTACAAAGAGTTATTTACGATTCAATCAATTTCCAAAGTGTTTGTCTACGGGCTGGCGCTTGAGGATCATAGACGAGATTACCTTTTGACAAAAGTTGGCGTAGAACCGACAGGGGACGGATTTAACGCAATTATCCTCGATGAGAAATCAAAGCGACCTTACAACCCGATGGTAAATGCGGGGGCTATAGCAACGACCAGCTTGATTAAAGGGTCAGATGCCACAGAACGTCTCAACCGGATGCTGGATATGTTCCAGCGATATACTGCTCACAATGTATTCGTTGATATCTCAGTATTTACCTCAGAGCGCATTACAGGACATCGTAACCGTGCAATGGCTCACTTAATGCTCCATTTTGGCATGATTGAGCAAAATATTGATGAAGCGCTAGACCTTTATTTTCAGCAGTGTTCTGTTATGGTGAATTGCCATGATTTAGCGGTAATGGCTGCTACCTTGGCTAACAAAGGTATTAACCCCATCACTGGGAAACAAGCTGTGGATAGCCGTTATGTTAAAGACATTCTCAGTGTCATGTACACCTGTGGAATGTATAATTTTGCAGGTGAATGGGCATATAAGATTGGTATTCCTGCAAAAAGCGGAATTTGTGGTGGGATTATCGCCGTTATTCCAGGTCGCATGGGAATTGGGGTGTTTTCACCACGACTAGATTCACGCGGTAATAGTGTCCGAGGGGTTAAGGTTTGTGAGGAACTGTCACAGCAGTTTGGTTTACACTTGTTCGACTGTTCAGGCAATCAGTTAAATTTGGATAGTTAA
- the thrB gene encoding homoserine kinase produces the protein MSVISSVSVKVPATTANLGPGFDCIGVALTLYNEFKFTSHTEAQMVITATGTEAERVVTDESNLLYQAFVKFYQHIEQTPPPVQIDIHISVPLARGLGSSATAIVGGLVGANLLVGEPLSQLQVMELAIALEGHPDNVVPALLGGCRLAATGVENEPPRRTCAAGDFPAAGDWRRQECQEWQICEVPWCEDVVPVVAIPDFELSTKEARRVLPTEVSRADAIFNTAHLGLLLRGLETGRGDWLRAGLQDRLHQPYRKALIRGYDAVHSAAVAAGAYGMVISGAGPTLLALTDTAHSEAVAVAMTAAWMEEGIKAEVRSLCVDTQGAKSIQNLKL, from the coding sequence ATGTCTGTTATTTCTTCTGTATCTGTAAAGGTTCCAGCTACAACTGCCAATTTAGGACCGGGTTTTGATTGCATTGGTGTGGCTTTAACGCTGTACAACGAGTTTAAGTTCACAAGCCACACCGAGGCACAGATGGTTATTACTGCCACGGGTACGGAGGCTGAACGGGTTGTTACTGATGAAAGTAATCTGCTCTATCAAGCGTTTGTGAAGTTTTATCAACACATAGAGCAAACACCGCCACCGGTGCAGATTGATATTCATATTAGTGTTCCCTTAGCACGGGGTTTGGGTAGTTCAGCGACAGCAATAGTCGGTGGGTTAGTTGGTGCTAATTTATTGGTAGGGGAGCCTTTGAGTCAGTTGCAAGTTATGGAGTTGGCGATCGCTTTGGAAGGACACCCTGATAATGTGGTACCGGCTTTGTTGGGGGGATGTCGTTTGGCGGCGACGGGGGTGGAAAATGAACCGCCAAGAAGAACCTGCGCTGCAGGAGATTTTCCCGCAGCAGGCGACTGGCGTCGCCAAGAGTGCCAAGAATGGCAGATTTGTGAGGTTCCTTGGTGTGAGGATGTTGTGCCGGTGGTGGCGATTCCAGATTTTGAGCTTTCAACGAAGGAGGCGCGGCGGGTTCTGCCAACTGAGGTGAGCCGTGCTGATGCGATTTTTAATACGGCGCATCTGGGGTTGTTGTTGCGTGGTTTGGAAACTGGCAGGGGTGATTGGTTAAGGGCTGGTTTGCAAGATAGGTTACATCAGCCTTATCGCAAAGCACTCATTAGGGGTTACGATGCGGTGCATTCTGCTGCTGTTGCTGCTGGCGCTTATGGCATGGTCATAAGTGGTGCTGGACCAACGCTGTTGGCTTTAACGGATACGGCACATTCTGAAGCTGTTGCGGTGGCAATGACAGCAGCTTGGATGGAGGAGGGAATCAAGGCAGAGGTGCGATCGCTTTGTGTTGATACTCAGGGGGCAAAATCAATTCAAAATTTAAAATTATAA
- a CDS encoding NAD(P)H-quinone oxidoreductase subunit 4, with amino-acid sequence MSEFPWLTTIILLPIVAAIAIPLIPDKEGRTVRWYGLGVAIANFALMIYAFWQDYDFHSSAYQLIEKYPWVPQLGLNWSVAVDGLSMPLILLTGLINTLAIFAAWKVTNKPRLFYGLMLLMYSAQIGVFVAQDLLLFFLMWEIELVPVYLLISIWGGEKRRYAATKFILYTAAASIFILVAGFAMAFSGDTVSFDITTLGMKQYPKAFELLVYACFLIAFGVKLPIFPLHTWLPDAHGEASAPVSMILAGVLLKMGGYALIRINIEMLPNAHVYFAPVLAILGVVNIIYGACCAFAQTNLKRRLAYSSIAHMGFVLIGIASYTELGISGAMLQMVSHGLIAASLFFLAGVTYERTHTLMMDKMGGMAEAMPRAFALFTAGAMASLALPGMSGFVGELMVFLGLATSDVYSSSFKLVVVLLSAVGVILTPIYLLSMLREVFYGKQNQELVLDAVIPDVKPRELFITACLIVPIIGIGFYPKWATQTYDVKTMQVATHARQVLPVVAQQQPSTLYSRIFTAPTLANSQVPGLVNIAE; translated from the coding sequence ATGAGTGAGTTTCCTTGGTTAACGACCATAATTCTCTTGCCAATAGTGGCTGCTATAGCCATTCCCTTAATCCCAGATAAGGAAGGCAGAACTGTCCGGTGGTATGGTCTAGGAGTGGCGATCGCGAACTTTGCGCTAATGATTTACGCCTTTTGGCAGGACTACGATTTTCACAGTTCAGCATACCAACTGATAGAGAAATATCCTTGGGTTCCTCAATTGGGTTTGAATTGGTCTGTAGCAGTTGATGGTTTGTCGATGCCTTTGATACTGCTGACAGGTTTGATTAACACACTTGCAATATTCGCGGCTTGGAAAGTAACCAACAAGCCGCGATTGTTTTATGGTTTGATGCTGCTGATGTACAGCGCCCAAATTGGTGTGTTTGTCGCCCAGGATTTGCTCTTGTTCTTCCTGATGTGGGAGATCGAGTTGGTACCTGTTTACTTGCTGATTTCCATCTGGGGAGGAGAAAAGCGCCGCTATGCAGCGACTAAGTTTATTCTCTACACAGCTGCTGCATCAATATTTATCTTGGTTGCCGGCTTTGCAATGGCATTCTCTGGAGACACTGTCAGCTTCGATATAACAACTTTGGGAATGAAGCAATATCCCAAAGCCTTTGAACTCCTGGTTTATGCTTGCTTCTTAATTGCTTTTGGTGTCAAACTGCCGATTTTCCCTCTGCACACTTGGCTACCGGATGCTCACGGTGAAGCTTCAGCGCCTGTTTCGATGATTTTGGCTGGTGTGTTGTTGAAGATGGGTGGTTATGCCCTCATCCGCATCAACATCGAGATGTTGCCCAACGCTCATGTCTACTTTGCCCCAGTGCTGGCAATTTTGGGTGTTGTGAATATTATTTATGGTGCTTGCTGCGCCTTTGCTCAAACAAACCTCAAGCGCCGCTTGGCTTACTCCTCAATAGCCCACATGGGGTTTGTGCTGATTGGTATTGCCTCCTACACAGAGTTGGGCATCAGCGGTGCAATGCTACAAATGGTTTCCCACGGTTTGATTGCTGCTAGTTTGTTCTTCCTCGCTGGAGTCACTTACGAGCGTACCCACACCTTAATGATGGACAAAATGGGTGGCATGGCGGAAGCAATGCCCAGAGCCTTTGCTCTATTCACAGCGGGTGCAATGGCTTCTCTAGCTTTACCAGGGATGAGTGGCTTTGTCGGTGAGTTGATGGTATTTCTCGGTCTTGCCACAAGCGATGTTTACAGTTCTAGCTTCAAACTCGTCGTTGTGCTGCTCTCAGCTGTCGGTGTGATTCTGACTCCGATTTACTTACTGTCGATGCTGCGAGAAGTGTTCTATGGCAAGCAAAATCAAGAGTTAGTGCTGGATGCAGTCATCCCGGATGTTAAACCCCGCGAACTGTTCATCACCGCTTGTTTGATAGTTCCCATCATCGGTATCGGCTTCTATCCCAAGTGGGCGACCCAAACATACGATGTAAAGACGATGCAAGTCGCAACGCACGCCCGCCAAGTTCTACCAGTTGTCGCGCAGCAGCAACCATCAACTTTATATTCTCGTATATTTACAGCACCA